In Haloarcula rubripromontorii, the sequence TGAGTACCCAGCCGTCCTCCAGCGCGTCGTAGGTCCGGTCGTAGGTCGGCGTCCGGTCCGCCTCGCTCAGACTCCCCAGCGCGCCCGCGGCGAAGCCGGTCTCGACCCACGCCGGTTCGACGAGCGAGACGTGGATATCGTCCGCTCCGGCGACCTCTATCCGTAGCGCGTCGGTCAGCGACTCGACGGCGGCCTTCCCGGCCGAATACGCGCCGAGTCCCGGTGATGCGGTGTGGCCCAGCACGCTAGAGACGGTGACGATGCGCCCGCCGTGTTTGCGCATCTCGGGTAGCACTGCCTGTGCGAGCCGGTGTGGGCCGTGGACCAGCACGTCGAACTGCTCGCGAACGTCGTCGCTGGCAATGTCCTCGACCGGGCCGGCGACCCCGTACCCGGCGTTGTTCACCAGACAGTCGAGTCGGCCGGTCTCCGTGATGATTTGGCCAACAACAGTCGATATTTGTCCGCTATCTGTCACGTCGAGTTCGAGACAGCGACAGCGCTCACGGATATCTGCCGGAAACTCGCTTTCGATGTCTGTCGCGTAGACCGTCCAGCCGTCGTCGGCGAAGGCCCGCGCCGTCGCCGCCCCGATACCCGACGCTGCGCCGGTGAGCAGCACGACAGCCTTTCCTGTAGACATGCGAAGAAATCGACTTCCCGGACTCAGTGGTCGAGACAGTAGTCGACGTAGTTTCGGAGGATGCGCAGCCCCGTCTCGCCAGACTTCTCCGGGTGGAACTGCGTCCCGAAGACGTTGCCGGCGTCGTTGGCGACAATCGAGGCGAAGTCCGTCCCGTAGTCC encodes:
- a CDS encoding SDR family oxidoreductase, with the protein product MSTGKAVVLLTGAASGIGAATARAFADDGWTVYATDIESEFPADIRERCRCLELDVTDSGQISTVVGQIITETGRLDCLVNNAGYGVAGPVEDIASDDVREQFDVLVHGPHRLAQAVLPEMRKHGGRIVTVSSVLGHTASPGLGAYSAGKAAVESLTDALRIEVAGADDIHVSLVEPAWVETGFAAGALGSLSEADRTPTYDRTYDALEDGWVLTGGPLATTPETVAETVLAAATADQPKARYPVGAFATFVRWTHWLPARLQDPIHRGFGRASAFLGRWL